The Ahaetulla prasina isolate Xishuangbanna chromosome 4, ASM2864084v1, whole genome shotgun sequence genome has a window encoding:
- the ODAD4 gene encoding outer dynein arm-docking complex subunit 4: MGDNEGEVLRGTFPSLMAEGTMLSRRGELNKALSYFTYALQLQPGERNCLVARSKCYLRLGDTINALKDAEASLTADKEFTKGLYQKAEALYTMGDFEFALVFYHRGHKLRPDLQKFRLGIQKSKEAIENSVGSPSSVRLENRADLCFLSRQAESKKAKQKLQIKKDAKYLSKQQAPVRNEKMERQLLGELYVDKAFLEKLLKDEELIKSVTKQGVTVGDLLQEGLSYLDTRTDFWQQQKPIYARIRDRKLMLKRWTRDQKRKPSEVARYILKSMEDIDILLTSGCPERSCQKAEQVLKKIQSWSDDEIPNRSELVGNLYSCIGNAHIEMGNMMAALQSHRLDLDIAKENNLADAISRALDNIGRVYARMGNFQEAIDTWEEKIPLMKSNLEKTWLFHEIGRCYLELNKAAEARDYGEKSLQCAEEEGDIEWQLNGGVLVAQAQVKLEDFQSAVTYFEKALEKAKRIHNDAAQQAIIIALDEANKGFIKELKEEQRLERMRELKELEDEEEEEEELKEEELKKDADDTEKREEAEKPESEDVKEVVSQEGEEMPVPENGEKQQMEGEPDQGETEKKGEEQEKEQEQEQEQKQEQEQEQKQKQEQEETGGESEKELEPDPEKPTEETIE, translated from the exons ATGGGGGACAACGAGGGGGAAGTTTTGCGTGGGACTTTCCCCAGCCTCATGGCTGAAGGAACCATGCTTAGCCGGCGCGGGGAGCTCAACAAAGCTCTTTCCTACTTCACTTAC GCCTTACAACTTCAACCTGGCGAAAGGAACTGCCTTGTTGCCCGTTCAAAATGCTACTTGAGACTTGGAGATACAATAAATGCCCTAAAAGATGCAGAAGCCTCTCTGACTGCTGACAAAGAATTTACTAAG GGATTGTATCAAAAAGCAGAAGCCTTGTATACCATGGGCGATTTTGAATTTGCTTTGGTCTTTTATCATCGAGGGCACAAGCTCCGCCCTGATTTGCAGAAATTCAGACTTGGTATTCAGAAGTCCAAAGAAGCAATTGAAAATTCAGTTGGAA GCCCATCATCCGTGAGACTGGAGAATAGAGCGGACCTCTGCTTTCTGAGTCGCCAGGCAGAG AGtaaaaaagcaaagcagaaaCTCCAAATCAAAAAGGATGCAAAGTACTTGAGTAAACAACAGGCCCCCGTGAGGAATGAAAAGATGGAAAGGCAGCTCCTGGGAGAGCTCTATGTTGACAAGGCTTTTCTGGAAAAACTGCTCAAGGATGAAG AGTTGATCAAAAGTGTTACCAAGCAGGGCGTAACTGTTGGAGACTTACTTCAGGAGGGTCTTTCCTACCTGGATACTCGCACAGATTTCTGGCAGCAGCAAAAACCTATATATGCCCGGATCAGAGATCGCAAGCTTATGTTGAAAAGATGGACCCGAGATCAAAAGCGGAAGCCCTCTGAGGTGGCAAGATACATACTAAAGAGCATGGAGGACATTGATATCC TGCTGACGAGTGGCTGCCCTGAAAGAAGTTGCCAGAAAGCTGAGCAAGTACTGAAAAAAATCCAGAGCTGGTCCGATGATGAAATCCCCAACAGGAGTGAGCTGGTTGGAAATCTTTACAGCTGCATTGGAAATGCTCACATTGAGATGGGGAATATGATGGCAGCTTTGCAGAGCCACCGGCTAGATTTGGATATTGCCAAAGAAAA CAACCTGGCTGATGCCATCTCCAGAGCCCTTGACAACATTGGTCGTGTATATGCCCGTATGGGCAACTTTCAAGAAGCTATTGACAC ctGGGAAGAAAAGATTCCTCTTATGAAGAGTAATTTGGAGAAAACCTGGCTCTTCCACGAAATTGGCAGATGCTACCTAGAACTCAACAAAGCAGCTGAGGCTCGAGACTATGGTGAAAAGTCCTTGCAGTGTGCAGAGGAAGAGGGAGATATTGAGTGGCAGCTCAATGGTGGGGTATTGGTGGCACAGGCACAGG TGAAACTGGAGGATTTTCAGTCTGCAGTCACATACTTTGAAAAGGCTCTAGAGAAGGCAAAACGTATCCACAATGATGCAGCTCAGCAGGCAATCATCATT GCTCTGGATGAAGCCAACAAAGGGTTCATCAAAGAGTTGAAAGAAGAACAGAGACTTGAGAGGATGCGTGAATTGAAAG AGTTagaagatgaagaggaggaggaagaagagttgAAGGAGGAAGAGCTCAAGAAAGATGCAGATGATacagaaaaaagggaggaagctgaaaaacctgaatctgaagatGTGAAAGAAGTAGTATCCCAAGAAGGAGAAGAGATGCCTGTGCCTGAGAATGgggagaaacaacagatggagggTGAACCAGATCAaggagaaactgaaaagaaaggagaggaacaggaaaaggaacaggaacaggaacaggaacagaaacaggaacaggaacaggaacagaaacagaaacaggaaCAGGAAGAAACGGGGGGAGAATCTGAGAAAGAATTAGAGCCTGACCCAGAAAAACCGACTGAAGAAACTATAGAATAA